A genome region from Flavobacterium sp. CFS9 includes the following:
- a CDS encoding SusD/RagB family nutrient-binding outer membrane lipoprotein, whose product MKNILKIFLIIIIALTTYSCSDDYFDVNTPGNVIPDANKNLKDLLGPAIYYTFDAQYTAATRVSLLTQYTSSALNSSVGVDNHYEESLDSYWSSAYVKALGNLKEVADKADETKSSHYKGIVQILQAVNFGLLTDLYGDIPFSQASLASQNFKPEYDSQEEVYKGITNLLDQAIANLSAPNTSSFAPGKEDLVYGGDVKKWIKAAYTFKARYALHLSKINATTAASTVVSYLANGITSNADDFQLIYNKVQTNPWYNNQLGLNTGNASYLITKQFIGFMNGNTFAFKTVTMDPRMPLLIDLRSYPVTDGVVNPKDPNPNVPGNYIGGEPGQGSKGTPAPNAKIGLYSYYSKIDSPVVILSFSEVKLMQAEAQFILNGGNATSTGTNAIGYSAYMDAIGANMDKLGVSAPDKNAYLGDVSINKGAASLQLKDIMRQKNIVLYLNCETFNDYRRYDFSTNVFPGLALPKAVDPANGGKWIRRFIYSTNERNANKANYELNFKSMVTPVWWDK is encoded by the coding sequence ATGAAAAATATACTCAAAATATTCTTGATCATAATCATTGCCCTGACAACTTATAGCTGTAGCGATGATTATTTTGATGTAAATACACCGGGAAATGTAATACCTGATGCCAATAAGAATCTAAAAGATTTATTAGGTCCTGCAATTTATTACACATTTGATGCTCAGTATACTGCTGCAACCAGAGTTTCTTTACTAACGCAATATACTTCCTCTGCACTTAATTCGTCAGTAGGGGTAGACAATCATTACGAAGAATCTTTAGATAGTTATTGGTCTTCTGCGTATGTAAAAGCTTTAGGAAACCTGAAAGAAGTAGCCGATAAAGCCGATGAAACAAAATCATCACATTACAAGGGCATTGTTCAAATTTTACAAGCAGTAAATTTTGGATTGTTGACGGATCTGTACGGAGATATACCTTTTTCGCAGGCGTCGTTGGCATCACAGAATTTTAAGCCGGAATATGACAGTCAGGAAGAGGTCTACAAAGGTATAACCAACCTGTTAGATCAGGCAATAGCCAATTTATCGGCTCCTAACACATCCTCTTTTGCTCCGGGAAAAGAAGACCTTGTTTATGGCGGAGATGTAAAAAAATGGATAAAAGCAGCTTATACCTTTAAAGCGAGATATGCGCTGCACTTATCAAAAATTAATGCGACAACTGCTGCCAGTACGGTAGTTTCTTATTTAGCAAATGGAATTACATCTAATGCTGATGACTTTCAATTGATTTACAATAAAGTACAGACCAATCCGTGGTATAATAATCAATTAGGACTTAATACCGGAAATGCATCTTATTTGATAACCAAGCAATTTATTGGTTTTATGAACGGAAACACGTTTGCTTTTAAAACAGTAACGATGGATCCCAGAATGCCATTACTGATTGATCTTAGGAGTTATCCTGTAACAGATGGGGTTGTGAATCCTAAAGATCCAAATCCTAATGTTCCGGGGAATTATATTGGTGGAGAACCTGGCCAGGGATCAAAAGGAACACCGGCACCTAATGCTAAAATAGGGCTGTATTCTTATTATTCAAAAATAGATTCGCCAGTTGTTATTTTATCCTTTTCTGAAGTTAAACTAATGCAGGCTGAAGCACAATTTATTTTAAATGGAGGTAATGCGACAAGTACCGGAACAAATGCAATAGGGTATAGCGCCTATATGGATGCTATTGGTGCAAATATGGATAAATTGGGAGTTTCCGCTCCGGATAAAAATGCTTATTTGGGAGATGTTTCTATAAACAAAGGTGCCGCCAGTTTGCAGTTGAAAGATATTATGAGGCAAAAAAATATAGTACTTTATTTGAACTGCGAAACATTTAATGATTACAGAAGATATGATTTTTCTACAAACGTTTTTCCGGGATTAGCCCTGCCAAAAGCTGTTGATCCTGCTAATGGAGGAAAATGGATAAGAAGATTTATTTATTCAACCAACGAAAGAAACGCGAATAAAGCAAATTATGAATTAAACTTTAAATCAATGGTCACACCGGTTTGGTGGGATAAATAA
- a CDS encoding dipeptide epimerase, with protein MELILREYNLKLKHTFTISRESIDFQPSLIVELKSDSLSGFGEATSNPYYNTTVPMMIQDLEKIRSIIESTTTETPEVFWSKIYPYLKDDMFALCALDMAYNDLYARKKGKKLYELWNFSTEKNPLTDYTIGIASIEKMVSKMQELPWPIYKIKLGTKEDIAIVKELRKHTDAIFRIDANCGWEVEETINNAIELKKLGVEFLEQPMKAGDWEAHKEVFKHSVLPVIADESCIIEEDVAKCFNHFHGVNVKLVKCGGLTPGKRMIEEAKKLGLKTMVGCMTESTVGISAIAHLLPQLDYVDMDGALLLAQDIATGVTIKKGVIHYSDLNGTGVTLI; from the coding sequence ATGGAATTAATTTTAAGAGAATACAATTTAAAGCTCAAACATACTTTTACCATTTCCAGAGAATCGATTGATTTTCAGCCTTCACTGATTGTGGAGCTTAAAAGTGATAGCCTTTCAGGTTTTGGAGAAGCAACTTCAAATCCCTATTACAACACGACTGTTCCGATGATGATTCAGGATTTAGAAAAAATCAGATCCATTATCGAAAGTACAACCACTGAAACCCCAGAAGTTTTCTGGTCCAAAATCTATCCGTACTTAAAAGATGATATGTTTGCTTTATGTGCTTTAGATATGGCTTATAATGACTTGTACGCACGCAAAAAAGGCAAGAAACTATATGAATTATGGAATTTCTCCACCGAAAAAAATCCGCTTACGGATTACACCATTGGCATTGCCTCTATCGAAAAAATGGTTTCAAAAATGCAGGAGCTGCCCTGGCCTATTTACAAAATTAAACTCGGCACCAAAGAAGACATTGCTATTGTCAAAGAACTTCGAAAACATACCGATGCTATTTTCAGAATCGATGCCAATTGCGGCTGGGAGGTTGAAGAGACCATAAACAATGCGATTGAACTCAAAAAACTAGGTGTAGAATTTCTCGAGCAGCCCATGAAAGCCGGTGACTGGGAAGCCCATAAGGAAGTTTTTAAGCATTCGGTCTTACCTGTAATAGCCGATGAAAGCTGTATTATCGAAGAAGATGTCGCAAAATGTTTCAATCATTTTCATGGCGTAAATGTAAAACTCGTAAAATGCGGAGGTCTGACTCCCGGAAAACGCATGATCGAAGAAGCCAAAAAATTAGGTCTTAAAACGATGGTAGGCTGTATGACCGAATCGACTGTGGGAATCTCGGCTATTGCTCATTTGCTCCCTCAGCTGGATTATGTGGATATGGACGGAGCCTTACTTCTAGCCCAGGATATTGCCACCGGAGTAACCATAAAAAAGGGTGTAATTCATTATTCTGATCTTAACGGCACGGGAGTAACCTTAATCTAA
- a CDS encoding aminotransferase class I/II-fold pyridoxal phosphate-dependent enzyme produces the protein MNVDQFPDRTIEINQEQYLYFGGTAYLGLPTNKAFQELVIQNIRKWGTTYGSSRNANIKLTAYENGEAFLARHIQAESAVTVSSGMLAGKLVTEQLTKTTDCFFHFSDLHTAIKTPNSLPIFLNHQIHPRLTDSKAEKITILTDGVPSYQTKAIDLSVLKEIPSHKEVTLVIDESHSFGILGKNGCGIYSGINLPIKRKIMVSSLGKAFGLNGGVIASDASFIDQIKNTDTFISAAGMNPAFTQTLADASDIYRVQHQKLMENLHYLDTKLIKNEHIKFDKTYPLIYIEMERITDILNANKIIIANFRYQKNSRDINRIVITANHTKDDLDQVIEILNQSKSV, from the coding sequence ATGAACGTAGACCAATTTCCGGACAGAACTATTGAAATCAATCAGGAGCAATACTTGTATTTTGGCGGAACTGCTTATTTGGGATTGCCCACCAATAAGGCTTTTCAGGAATTGGTCATTCAAAATATACGTAAATGGGGAACTACTTACGGAAGTTCCCGCAATGCCAATATAAAACTAACGGCTTATGAAAATGGTGAGGCTTTTCTCGCCCGTCATATACAGGCCGAAAGTGCCGTTACAGTGTCTTCAGGAATGCTGGCCGGAAAATTAGTTACAGAACAATTGACTAAAACCACCGATTGTTTCTTTCATTTTTCAGATTTGCATACCGCAATTAAAACACCAAACAGTTTACCAATATTTTTGAACCATCAAATACATCCACGTCTGACAGATTCTAAAGCAGAGAAAATCACTATTCTCACGGACGGAGTTCCTTCCTATCAGACCAAAGCTATTGATTTATCTGTTTTAAAGGAAATTCCAAGTCATAAAGAAGTCACTTTAGTTATCGATGAATCCCATTCGTTTGGAATTTTAGGAAAAAATGGCTGTGGAATTTATTCCGGTATCAACCTTCCCATTAAGCGTAAAATTATGGTTTCGTCGCTAGGGAAAGCGTTTGGCTTAAATGGCGGTGTTATTGCCAGTGATGCTTCTTTCATCGACCAGATCAAAAATACGGATACTTTTATATCAGCAGCCGGAATGAATCCCGCTTTTACTCAGACACTGGCTGATGCATCGGATATTTATCGTGTTCAGCATCAAAAATTAATGGAGAATCTCCATTATCTGGACACAAAACTTATCAAAAACGAGCATATAAAATTTGACAAAACGTACCCCTTAATTTACATTGAAATGGAACGTATAACGGATATTCTGAATGCAAATAAAATTATTATCGCCAATTTCAGGTATCAAAAAAATTCGAGAGATATTAATCGAATTGTAATTACGGCCAATCACACTAAAGATGATTTAGACCAGGTAATTGAAATTTTGAATCAAAGCAAAAGTGTATAA
- a CDS encoding SusC/RagA family TonB-linked outer membrane protein, protein MKQKNFTFSFVLFLLASGILFAQKITVKGSVTDERGVSMPGVNIQEKGTSNTTTSGLDGDFAISVNKGSVLLFSFVGYKMNEATVTRSILNVKMNPDSKELDAVTVTAFGIKNKTKSLGYASQTLKASDIERPGQLNALESLQGGVAGVTISKTSGGVGAGVDIVIRGVSSLDPSNNNQPLIIIDGNPVNNATAIGNVAPSKGSNSVSSGEQFSFSNRAIDINPEDIESYTVLKGAGATALYGILAGNGVIIITTKRGKEGKPKININSSITFSEVNHYPELQSKYREGLNGASYVKSTVSDSASGFEWVNPASPGGFWSFGPEYSSSDGAGIKYRNYYKDFFKTGVTQNLGVSVSGGTEKINYFVSASTSKDEGIVPNTSYQRKTFKANGGYQISEKFKIGSSFAYTKSGGIRSNNGDKSVMSSLAYWSPSIDVNDYLTAAGKEKDYTNGIIDQPRYFTSVSNLKDDVNRIIASADFNYQATSWLNFVYRASVDNYSETRNRYVPANLDVGTAVNGFILDENIGFTGLNSSFVVTANKKFGNFNTTLTLGNQILDTKNTYSNVRGEGIFITDFNNISNATNLFAYNTGEERVRNVGNFFEAKADYKEIIYLGVTGRYDQVSTLPVKNNKFDYYSANLSFLFGDLIDQNKSILSYGKLRTSWAQSGKTPPFAIFRKNIKDVNFPFNGVGGVSATSVDANPNLKAEIISTWEIGTDLRFFRDRIRLEYTYFNRVSEDQIIQRIVPQSSSITAFWDNGGSLKTTGNELTLGVDWFKNPKFSWTSTLNFTQYKTKVTALPFENIIFGYDSQATNITSQVRLGDAAGTLYGQSWQRVDGKVVIGANGLPVFNKTSTGAIAIGKIGEAFPDWVATLNNTFKIKNFDIGFLLEYKKGGDAYDTARRNGIRNGVLGVTADRSETAVLDGVKSDGAGGYVPNDIPINKSLRNNYYNNTIYNTAADALIQDASWFKLRNVSVTYNMTKEALKIIGVSNLSFTVSGSNFLIWTPFDGFDPEGSSYSAGTNVYGFTGLTTPLTQTYSFSINLGF, encoded by the coding sequence ATGAAACAAAAGAATTTCACCTTTTCCTTCGTTCTGTTCTTGCTTGCTTCAGGCATACTGTTTGCACAAAAAATAACGGTAAAGGGAAGCGTAACAGATGAGAGGGGTGTTTCAATGCCAGGTGTAAATATCCAGGAAAAAGGAACATCCAATACTACTACTTCAGGTTTAGACGGGGATTTTGCCATTAGCGTAAATAAAGGATCAGTCTTGTTATTTTCGTTCGTTGGGTACAAAATGAATGAAGCTACTGTAACCCGAAGTATTTTGAATGTAAAAATGAATCCGGATTCTAAAGAGTTGGATGCAGTGACGGTAACCGCTTTTGGCATAAAAAATAAAACAAAATCTTTGGGTTATGCCAGCCAGACTTTGAAGGCCTCAGATATAGAAAGACCGGGCCAATTAAATGCTCTTGAAAGTTTGCAGGGAGGAGTAGCAGGAGTAACCATAAGTAAAACTTCCGGAGGAGTTGGTGCTGGTGTAGACATTGTTATTCGCGGTGTCTCTTCTTTAGATCCGTCTAATAATAATCAGCCTTTGATTATTATTGATGGTAATCCTGTAAATAACGCTACAGCTATAGGAAATGTAGCTCCTTCCAAAGGTTCTAATTCTGTGAGTAGCGGAGAACAGTTTTCATTTTCCAACAGAGCAATAGATATCAATCCGGAAGATATAGAAAGTTACACTGTTCTTAAAGGAGCCGGTGCTACAGCATTGTATGGTATTTTGGCTGGTAATGGTGTGATTATTATCACTACCAAAAGAGGGAAAGAAGGAAAACCGAAAATTAATATCAATTCCAGCATTACTTTTAGTGAGGTAAATCATTATCCGGAGCTACAATCCAAATACAGAGAAGGTCTAAACGGAGCTTCTTATGTAAAAAGTACCGTATCGGATAGCGCTAGTGGTTTTGAATGGGTAAATCCTGCAAGCCCGGGAGGGTTCTGGAGTTTTGGACCGGAATATTCCAGTTCAGATGGTGCAGGAATTAAATACAGAAATTATTATAAGGATTTCTTTAAAACTGGTGTGACTCAAAACTTAGGCGTGAGTGTAAGCGGAGGAACAGAGAAAATCAATTATTTTGTGTCTGCTTCTACCAGTAAAGATGAAGGCATTGTACCAAATACTTCTTACCAAAGAAAAACTTTCAAAGCAAATGGAGGGTATCAGATTTCTGAAAAATTTAAAATTGGGTCCTCTTTTGCTTATACAAAATCCGGAGGTATAAGATCTAATAATGGAGACAAATCGGTGATGAGTTCTCTGGCATATTGGTCACCCTCTATTGATGTAAATGATTATCTTACCGCTGCAGGTAAAGAAAAAGATTATACAAATGGTATTATCGATCAGCCAAGATATTTTACCTCTGTAAGTAATTTAAAAGATGATGTAAATCGTATTATTGCTTCGGCCGATTTTAATTATCAGGCAACTTCATGGTTAAACTTTGTTTATAGAGCTAGTGTAGATAATTATTCTGAAACGAGAAACCGATATGTTCCTGCTAATCTCGATGTGGGAACAGCAGTAAATGGTTTTATTCTGGATGAAAATATTGGTTTTACGGGACTCAATTCTAGTTTTGTGGTCACTGCCAATAAAAAATTTGGAAATTTTAATACTACCCTTACCTTAGGAAATCAAATTTTGGACACCAAAAATACGTATTCAAATGTGAGAGGGGAAGGAATTTTTATTACAGATTTTAATAATATTTCTAATGCGACCAATTTGTTTGCTTATAATACGGGTGAAGAGCGTGTAAGAAACGTGGGTAACTTTTTTGAAGCAAAAGCAGATTATAAAGAAATTATTTATCTGGGGGTTACGGGGCGATACGATCAGGTGTCTACTTTGCCGGTAAAGAATAATAAATTTGATTATTATTCTGCTAATTTGTCTTTTCTTTTTGGAGACCTGATTGACCAGAACAAATCTATTTTGTCTTATGGAAAATTAAGGACGTCCTGGGCACAAAGCGGAAAAACGCCCCCGTTTGCGATCTTTAGAAAAAATATAAAAGATGTAAATTTTCCATTCAACGGAGTTGGAGGAGTATCTGCCACATCTGTGGATGCCAATCCAAATTTGAAAGCCGAAATTATATCGACTTGGGAAATAGGTACGGATTTACGTTTTTTTAGAGACAGGATCCGACTGGAATACACTTATTTTAACAGGGTTAGTGAGGATCAGATTATTCAAAGAATTGTGCCACAATCCTCTTCAATTACGGCATTCTGGGACAACGGCGGATCTTTAAAAACAACCGGAAACGAATTGACTTTAGGTGTAGATTGGTTTAAAAATCCAAAGTTCAGCTGGACCTCTACGCTAAATTTTACACAATACAAAACTAAAGTTACAGCATTGCCTTTTGAAAATATTATTTTCGGATATGACTCTCAGGCTACCAATATAACTTCACAAGTACGTTTGGGCGATGCAGCGGGAACACTTTACGGCCAGTCCTGGCAACGAGTAGACGGTAAAGTAGTGATTGGTGCAAACGGATTGCCTGTTTTTAATAAAACAAGTACGGGAGCCATAGCAATAGGTAAGATTGGTGAGGCTTTTCCGGACTGGGTAGCTACGCTAAACAATACCTTTAAAATTAAAAATTTTGATATCGGTTTTTTGCTGGAATATAAAAAAGGCGGAGATGCGTATGATACAGCCAGAAGAAACGGAATTAGAAATGGTGTTTTGGGAGTTACTGCTGACAGAAGCGAAACTGCTGTTTTAGACGGTGTAAAATCGGATGGAGCGGGAGGATATGTACCGAACGACATCCCTATAAATAAGTCGTTACGAAACAATTATTATAACAATACGATTTACAATACAGCGGCAGATGCTCTTATACAGGATGCCTCCTGGTTTAAGCTTAGAAATGTGTCGGTTACTTATAATATGACCAAAGAAGCATTAAAAATCATTGGTGTTTCTAATTTGTCTTTTACGGTATCGGGTAGTAATTTCCTGATTTGGACACCCTTTGATGGTTTTGATCCGGAAGGTTCCAGCTACAGTGCCGGTACCAATGTTTACGGATTTACGGGTTTGACGACTCCGCTTACGCAAACCTATTCATTTAGTATTAATCTAGGATTTTAA
- a CDS encoding alpha/beta hydrolase yields the protein MVREFFFFIFLWVTAVASAQKSTASKNVFPFTIEAPQLKTTKKIWIYLPEGYSASSKKRYSVIYMHDAQNLFDAKTSYAGEWNVDEKLDSLKAQVIVVGIEHGNDKRLNELTPYKNEKYGGGDADNYLDFIVKTLKPYIDQNYRTKTKAKNTLIIGSSLGGLVSYYAVLKYPEIFGKAGVFSPSFWFSNNIYTLTEQTPKVKTKIYFLYGDKESDDMVKDMTKMERLLDTKRCYCLHLTQSKIVKGGEHNEKLWRDGFAKAIIWLGY from the coding sequence ATGGTTCGGGAATTTTTCTTTTTTATTTTCTTATGGGTAACCGCTGTCGCAAGCGCGCAAAAAAGTACTGCTTCAAAAAATGTATTCCCCTTTACAATCGAAGCTCCTCAGCTAAAAACAACCAAAAAAATATGGATTTATCTTCCTGAAGGATATTCTGCTTCGAGTAAAAAAAGATACAGTGTGATTTATATGCACGATGCCCAAAATTTGTTTGATGCCAAAACCTCGTATGCGGGCGAATGGAATGTAGATGAAAAACTGGATAGTCTGAAAGCACAGGTAATCGTAGTAGGGATTGAACATGGAAACGACAAACGTTTGAACGAATTAACTCCGTACAAGAATGAAAAATACGGCGGTGGTGATGCCGATAATTACCTTGATTTTATTGTAAAAACGCTAAAACCTTATATCGACCAAAATTACAGAACCAAAACCAAGGCAAAAAACACCCTTATTATAGGAAGTTCATTGGGCGGATTGGTTTCGTATTATGCCGTGTTAAAATATCCCGAAATCTTTGGGAAAGCAGGTGTATTCTCACCATCCTTCTGGTTTTCAAACAACATTTATACGTTGACTGAACAAACTCCTAAAGTCAAAACTAAAATTTACTTTTTATACGGAGACAAAGAGAGTGACGATATGGTAAAAGATATGACAAAAATGGAACGCCTTCTGGATACCAAGCGTTGCTATTGCCTTCATCTCACCCAATCTAAAATTGTAAAAGGTGGCGAACATAATGAAAAGCTTTGGCGCGATGGCTTTGCAAAAGCTATAATCTGGCTGGGCTATTAA
- a CDS encoding excinuclease ABC subunit B codes for MNTEAEKISLLLEMIAFSTVDGQLHKREYEFLWLVAQELNIRQDIFRDLFHQESAGSVIKSEFQRIQQFYRLALIMYCDGILHEKEAKAIQQIAIEMGLNPIATRRVLDLMKKAPNAIIDPKLLLKVFQEQHN; via the coding sequence ATGAATACCGAAGCCGAAAAGATAAGTTTACTTTTAGAAATGATTGCTTTCTCTACCGTTGACGGGCAGTTGCATAAGAGAGAGTATGAATTTTTGTGGCTGGTAGCGCAGGAATTAAATATTCGTCAGGATATTTTTCGCGATTTGTTTCATCAGGAAAGTGCCGGCTCAGTTATAAAATCGGAGTTTCAGCGCATTCAGCAATTTTACCGACTGGCATTGATTATGTATTGCGATGGCATCTTGCATGAAAAAGAAGCCAAAGCTATACAGCAAATCGCGATCGAAATGGGTTTGAATCCCATTGCAACGCGACGTGTTCTCGATTTAATGAAAAAAGCACCAAATGCTATAATTGATCCTAAGCTTTTATTAAAAGTATTTCAGGAACAGCACAATTAA